The genomic window TCGCTGCCGCAGCTGCGCGAGTGGATGACGTGGGCGCAGGCGCCCATGACCCTGGAGGCCTCCCGCGAGAACCTGACGGGCGCCGCCGAACGCTTCGATTCGCGGGAGAACCTGCGCTACCACGTGTGGAACGCGGCCGGGACCGAGCTGGTCGGCAGCAGCGGGTACCACGCACTGGACTGGCGCGTCCCGAAGGGCGAGATCGGGTACTGGATCGCCACGGCACACGCCGGGCAGGGCTACGCGCGCGAGGTCGTGCAGGCCCTGACCGACCTGGCCCTGACGGACCGCGCGGCGGGCGGCCTGGGCCTGCGGCGCCTGGAGATCCGCTGTGATCCCGCCAACGGACGCAGCGCCCGCATTCCCCCGGCGCTGGGCTACACGCTGGACGCCCGGCTGGTGAACGACGACGTGACCGCGGACGGCTCGGCGCTGCGCGACACGCTGATCTTCAGCCGCGTGCGCTGACGCGGGTCACCCTGTATCCCGGAGCCAGCAGCACGCCCCAGGTCTCCGCCGCCAAGCGCTGTCATGAACAGCCGCTCACTTCTCTCGTGCAGAGGGATGGACGGGCAACCTTCATCCCTCTGCCTGCTGTGGTCAGGGCGTGATGCGCGTGCCGGCCTCGCCGCGCGCAGCGGCGGACAGGGCCCCGGCGTGCATGCCGCTGGCGATCACCGCGAAGGGCGCGCCCCGGTCCAGGGCGTCCAGTGCGGCGCGGACCTTGGGGATCATGCCGCCCGCGATCCAGCCGTCCGCGACGCCCCCCTCGACCTCGGCGCGGGTGAGGTGCACGGCGCGGCTTTCCGGGTCGGGGTAGTTGCGGTACACGCCGTCCACGTCGGTCAGGAATACGATGCCCTCGTTCAGGGCGCCCGCGACCGCCCCGGCGGCGGTGTCGGCGTTCACGTTCAGGGCGTCCCCATCCGGGCCGACAGCCACGCAGCCCACGACCGGCGTGAGGCCCGTGCCGATCAGGGCGCGCAGCACGTCCGCGTTCACGCCGGTCACGCGGCCCACGCGGCCCAGGCTGGGGTCGAACACCTCGGCGCGCAGCAGGTCCGAGTCGCGGCCCATCAGGCCGACCGCGTGGCCGACGTCCTGGCTGAGCTGCTTGTTCAGCTGACACAGCGCCATCTCCACGACGTCCATCGCTTCGGGCGTGGTGACGCGCAGCCCGGCGCGGAACTCGCTGGGAATGCCGCGCGCGGCGAGTTCCCGCTCGATGACGGGCCCGCCGCCGTGCACGACCACGACCGTCTGCTCGGCGCGCAGCGCGGCGATCTCGGCGGCCACCGCGCGCCGCAGGTCCAGGCTCTTCATGGCATTCCCGCCGTACTTGACGATCACCCCCGGAGTGTAGCGCCGGGGGTGACTGCGGAATGCATTCAGACGGTGGGGCTCAGCTCCAGTTCCAGACGGTGGGTTCGTACTCGTACGAGCCGGGCGCAAGGCGGCGCAGGTGACCGATGGCCGGGAACGGGAAGTGGTACCCGGTCACCCAGAGTTTGCCGTCGGTGATGCGCGCGAAGATCTCCTGGCGGGTGCGGGCGGCCTGCGCGCCGTCGGTGTCGAAGCCCACGTACGCGCCCTCGTGCTTCAGGGAAATCAGGAAGTGCCCGCCGGCGTCCCCGAGGATCAGAGCGCTCTGGCCGCCGCTCTGCGCGAGAACGCTGTGGTGGTTGGCGGTGTGGCCGGGCGTGGCGACGGTCAGGACGCCGGGGACGATTTCCTCGCCGCTCTTGAGGAGTTTGAACTTGTCCTTCAGGCCGATCAGGTTGGTCTTGACGGCGTCGTTGGGGGTGGCCTGCGTGACCCAGAAGTTGAATTCGGCCTCGTTGATCATGTGCTGCGCGTTGGCGAAGGTGGGCTTGCCGTTGGTGGTCAGGCCACCGATGTGGTCGCCGTGCCCGTGCGTGATGAACACGACGCTGATCGTGTCGGGTTCGATCCCGGCGCGGCGCAGGTTCGCGAGCAGCTGTCCGGCGGTGCCGCCGCGGCCGGTGTCGATCAGGATGCGTTTGCCGCCGATCTCTAGAACAACAGGGTTGAAGTGGTTCACGGTGTTCGTGGCGGGCACGCTGTACTCGGCGAGGGTCGCGGCGAACTCGGCCTGCCGGTCGG from Deinococcus radiotolerans includes these protein-coding regions:
- a CDS encoding GNAT family N-acetyltransferase: MPALPTDLTVPAEIVTPRLRLRRPEPADAEALVAAVNASLPQLREWMTWAQAPMTLEASRENLTGAAERFDSRENLRYHVWNAAGTELVGSSGYHALDWRVPKGEIGYWIATAHAGQGYAREVVQALTDLALTDRAAGGLGLRRLEIRCDPANGRSARIPPALGYTLDARLVNDDVTADGSALRDTLIFSRVR
- a CDS encoding MBL fold metallo-hydrolase, producing MPQNDPPAPRPARRDTLRFLTATGAALAAAPLAGAQTAPATPATPAAASGAMAMNGNGFYRQKIGDMTLTTVSDGTAPLAALLPTWGANPDRQAEFAATLAEYSVPATNTVNHFNPVVLEIGGKRILIDTGRGGTAGQLLANLRRAGIEPDTISVVFITHGHGDHIGGLTTNGKPTFANAQHMINEAEFNFWVTQATPNDAVKTNLIGLKDKFKLLKSGEEIVPGVLTVATPGHTANHHSVLAQSGGQSALILGDAGGHFLISLKHEGAYVGFDTDGAQAARTRQEIFARITDGKLWVTGYHFPFPAIGHLRRLAPGSYEYEPTVWNWS
- the argB gene encoding acetylglutamate kinase translates to MIVKYGGNAMKSLDLRRAVAAEIAALRAEQTVVVVHGGGPVIERELAARGIPSEFRAGLRVTTPEAMDVVEMALCQLNKQLSQDVGHAVGLMGRDSDLLRAEVFDPSLGRVGRVTGVNADVLRALIGTGLTPVVGCVAVGPDGDALNVNADTAAGAVAGALNEGIVFLTDVDGVYRNYPDPESRAVHLTRAEVEGGVADGWIAGGMIPKVRAALDALDRGAPFAVIASGMHAGALSAAARGEAGTRITP